GTTCTCATGGTTGCACTTACTGGAAAAGAATACAAAGCATTAATTCAGTGTGTTAACGAGATTGATCCCGAAGCATTTATGATATCGCAAAATACGCATAACATCTACGGATCAGGGTTCACCTACGCACGTGTCGTATAAAATAGGAGGTAAAACATATGAACGCACTACAATCATTTGCAATAATCATGATGATATGGACCATTAGCGATGCCGTATCAAAGAAAACAAAGTCGCTTGTCTCGTCACTACTTGTTGCCAGTATTTTCTTTCTGGTAGGATTTAAAACGAATATTCTTCCAGCAGATATCCTAGTGACATCTGCCCTACTCCCCTTAGGTGCAACCGTCGTAGGACTCATTATTATTCACCTAGGAACCATGCTCAGTATCGCAGAATTCAAGAAGCAATGGAAAACCGTAGTCATCGGTGTTTCCGCAATTCTAAGCGCAACAGCTGCCCTTCTTCTTGTATTCCCACTCTTTGGCTTTAGCTTCAGTGAGGCAATTGCAGCAGTTGGTGGAATCACAGGTGGAACCATTTCCGTAATCTTAGTACAAGATGCCGCAATCCCATTGGGACTGACAACCGCAGCAGTACTTCCAATCTTAATTGTCGCAATTCAAGGAATCATAGGATTCCCAATTACATCTTTCATTCTTCGTAAGGAAGCACTTCGCATTAAAGCAGAAGGTCCTTCAACACCTGTTGACACTTCAAATCAAGAAGAGAAGAAGCGTGGATTCAAGCTTCCTGAGGCACTCCAGACAACGGCTGGAACACTCTTTACACTTGCAGTATTCATGCTAATCGCATCCCAAATTGCTGCTTTAACTGGAGGCGCAATCAATGAGTTTGTTGTTGCATTACTTCTCGGTGTTGCACTACGTCACTTTGGCGTACTAAAGCCAAATGTACTCAGTGGTATTGACGCTTTTGGATTCATGATGATTACCATTATGATTATCATCTTCGGTCCTTTGGCTAACCTATCAATCCATGACCTCATCGCAATGGCTTACCCATTACTCATGGCGTTTGTAATCGGAATCAGTGGTGGTATACTGGGTGGCATCCTCGCAGGTAAGGTTGTTGGCTTTAGCACTATGATCTCAACCGCGATTTCTCTAACAATGCTCTTTGGGTTCCCAGGAACAATGATTCTTAGCCAAGAGGCTGCGAAGAGTGCTGGTGATACACCAGAGGAGATCAGTATGATCGAAGGCGAGATTCTTCCTAAGATGATCGTTGCAGGATTCTCAACGGTAACAGTAACTTCGGTACTAATTGTTGGATTCTTAGTTCAGTTTATTGGATAAACCCTAACATTTCATCTTTTTCCCTTAAAGCTCGGTATTCCCGGGCTTTTTGTCTGCATTAAAAAGCCATTAAAGCACCTTAGTGTTAATGGCTGATTCATCATATGCTTACTTTTCGCTGATAAGTCCATTACTTTTCTTCACAAACAATTCCACATGCTTGTCAAACCACTCCATCAAACGGTAGTGATTATAGTCTGGAAATACCGGGTTGAATTGATCATATACCCCGGACTCGTAGCGTTTGCGTATATTGTGATTCTCTCGAATCGTCTCAATATCTTCAAGTGAACTGATTTTTGCATAACTGTCTTCCTTTTGAAACACATAGATATAATGCGAATCAACATAGTTCAACAATGTTGGATAGTTCAGTGTAAAGATGGCTTGACCGGTTGCGCGTTTCAATATTTTCCCTAAGAGGTATTTCAGTGTTTCAGGACTAAAATTTCTTCCAACATTATCATAAACAACAGTATTACCCACATAACTATCTAAAAACACCGTACAGAAATCAAGGACTTCTTTATAGCTTGAAGGTAAGTGACAATCATGGGCTTTTTGAACCCCATCACCGGTGTTCATATAGGTCACTAGTTTATAGGTAAGCATTGATCCTTCACGTTTGAATTCATAACGTACGTGGTCAACTTGGGGGTAAATTGACTTGACAATTTCACTGATAACAATTGATGATGCTTTATAGAAATGAACCAGATCTTCTTGGGCATATCCATGCGATGATGAAACCCCGAAGTCTTCAATAATGTTTTGGTATTCCACATGGTGTAGCTCATCGGATTGAATGTGAATACGGCCACACTTACGGAGCAGTTCTCGTAAACTCTTCTTGACGCGTATTTTTTCAGACCGTTCAGCAAAATAAAAAATCGATAGGACCGTATAATCCTGACCATAGTCGTGATAATACCGTTCAACAATTTCTCGATTTCTTTGACTCAATAATTTTTCATCGATATATAATCCGGTTTCAGTCGCCGAAAATACCACGTGATACTCATTATGAGCGCGTCTAAAGAGTGATTCAGACACGATATTTCCTTCAGGGGATAAGCGGAGTTGGTAATCATAGTGATCACGATTGAAAACTAACTCATAAATGAGCACGTGATTTTGATTGGATCCCATTCTCAAATTTTGTAATGCGGCTTCTTTCAAATTAAACAGGGGTGTTTCTTTGGTCATTTGGATGACACGGGAATTATAATACAGGGCATTGCAACTCTGTTTAAGAAAGGCAAATAGATCTACAAAGCTTGACTTTCCAACCCCATTTTCACCAAATAGGAAAATGAATTGTTTAACTGCACCTTTTCGGTTTCTTAACGATATGACCCCATCTTGAAGGTTCCGATAGTTTTCAGTATATACTTTTGCGAGCATGTGAACCCTCCTTAGTTACGCATTAATAATACCATTAAACAATTAAGTATTTTTTCATATCGTTGAATTTATATTAAGCTAAGTCGGTGAACTACCCCCACTTAGCATACGCTCGAAGTGGGGGCTTCTTGAGAACAAAGCAAACTTAATCGACATTCCTGTCGACCAGCGGTCACTTTTATTTATCAAGCTATCCCCGATGTCCCATCGGTTTATTGTTTTTTCATTCTTAGGATTGATACGAAAGTCTTAATCCTTCATTCAGGATATTGATGCTTGCATTCAAATCACGATCTTGTGTGATGTTGCAGTTGGAACATTCCCATTGACGTATCTCCAGTGGTTTCTTTCCATCATTATGTCCGCAGTGAGAACACAGCTGACTGGACGGATACCAGGAATCAATCTTGATTACTTTTTTCCCATACCAATCGGCTTTGTATTCGAGCTTTGCCACAAATTGTGACCACGACACATCTGCAATACTCTTTGAATATCGCTTCGTCTTCATCATTTCTTTAACTTTTAAGGTTTCTATACAGAGCACATCATGGTTCTCGATTAGCTCCTTACTCACCTTGTTTAAGAAATCATTGCGTCGATTTGCGATCTTCTCATGGATTCGTGCGACTTTTAACTTTTGTTTTTGGTAATTCTTGGCTTCACTCAGCGGGACACCCCGTTTCTTTGCCTCCCTTTTACGTTTTGATAACTTACGTTGTTCTCGTTTCAGTGTTTGTGCTTCTTGGTTTGTGAACCGTGGGTTTGGAATACGTCTTCCATCAGAGAGCACCGCAAAAGCAATCAATCCAAGATCAATCCCAACCTCAGACCCCGTCTTAGGTAGGTGCTCGATTGTTTCTTCGACTAAGAGTGAGACGTGATAGATTCCTGTTGTACTCCTTGATATCGTTGCGGATTTAATATCACCTTTTGGGTGACGATGCATCTTGATTCTCACAAGACTCTTAAGTTTTGGCAGTTTAAGGTATTTATGATTTTTAACGGATATTGTTCCCTTTTGATTGTTTGTGGTATAGGACTGCTCCATTTTTCTTGATTTATACTTTGGCTCACCTACCTTTGGATCTCGATAACAATTCTTAAATGCTCGGTCAAGATTCAATTGTGCATTCGCTAAGGCAAGACTGTCTACTTCCTTCAAATAAGGGTGATCTTCCTTATACTTTGCAGGTGTTGGAATTTTATCGTTTGTTGGAAGTCCGTTTCGATAATCCTCATTCATTTGAAGCCGCTCTTCAAGCATGAGGTTATACGTCTTACGAACACAACCAAACGTTTTTGCGAAAAAGGTGATTTGCTCTTGGTTTGGATAAATTCTAAACCTGTAGGCACGTTTCATCGCTTTTCCCCCTGTGTCTCAATATACTGTTTCAACACTTCTAGAGGTGCACCACCAACAGAAATCAAGCAGAAACTTTTTGACCAAAAAGCATCTTTCCAAAGGGGTGCTTTCACTTCTGGAAATACTTTCTTAATCAAGCGACTGCTTGCACTTTTGTAAGCATTGATAAACTTGCTAAGTGGTGTATTTGGATGGGCTTTGAATAGAATATGAACATGGTCAACATCATGATTCCATTCAATACAGGTGATATTGTAGTTTGGAGCAATGGAAACAAAGATTTCATGAGCCCGTTTCGAAATTGAATCGTTGATGACTTTTCTGCGATATTTTGTGACAAAAACCATATGATATGTCAATAAAAACACAGAATGAGCATTATTGTCTAAAACCTGCATATTATGCACTCCCCTTACATTTCTACTGACTATATTATATCATGATTTAAGGGTTAAAGACAGCCAATTCATCCCCCACTTATAGAAGTCGGAGACTTCTTGGCATTTCTGTTAAAAAAGACCTGCCCTTATGAGACAAGTCCTCTTATTTGCATATAACCCCTTAGGGTTTATGAGAAATCATCAAACCCTATATTTCTTAACCCCGATAACACGATTCCATTCTCGACAAATATTGGGAATCGTAATACTTTGGGATTGTTGATGATGAACTGAATCACTTCTGAGACCAACATATCATCAATGCAGTCTTTTATGAGATGATACGCAGATGATTTTTTCGCAATCAATCCATCAATTCCGGTATCTGAACACACTAAAAGATACTTCACTTCATTATACGTAAGGGGTCTGGATTTCGTGATGTGATGAATCCGTGCACTTACATTTTTTTCTCTGATTTGTCGCGTCAATAGGCGACACGACTGACTGTTTTGAACAGTATAAACTAAAGTTTCGATGCTAAACCCTCCCTAATTTTCCACTAATCACATTGACTACAAAGACTGATCAAATCAGAAACACTCATGGGTTCATGAAAGATTGCGCCTTGCATAAAATCCACACCCAGACATTGAATCATGGTTGCTTGTGTTTTATCCTGTATTCCATGTGCGATTGTTGTGACATTTTTACACTGACAAAGTCCAACAATTGACTCAAATAATGATCCAACTTGAAACTCATCATGTAATGGCTTATTGGGAATAAATTGCTGATCAATTTTAATCATCGACAACGGCAAGCGATTAATGCATTCCAATGTCTTGAATCCCGTTTCGTATTTACTAAGTGCAAAGGAAAACCCTTGTTCGCAAAGTTTTGTTAAAACCGACTCAACCAGATCAAGATTCTCAATGGCTTCATGATCTGGAATCACAATTAAGATATCTTTTAAAGAATTATTAAACATGTGAAGCGTTTTACAAATATATTCAACATATCCTTCCGAAATCAGCTGTCGAATTGAGATGGTGATACTAAACCGTAGTGTTTTCTCAATTCTTTTTTTCATAAAACTCATGGTTTCACTAAACAGACGTAAGATATGAATCCCAAAAGGGATGCAAAGCGAACACATTTCAATTTTCCTTGAAAAGTCATTGCAACAGATATATCCATAGGTAGGGTGTTGCCAATAAACAAGTGTTTCCACAACTTCAATTGATTGTGTTTGGGTACACAAAATCGGATGAAACAACAATTTAAATTCCTGTTTGTCCATCCCTTGAAGCACTTGTGCCACAAACTCACTATGGTCTAGATCAATTATTTCTGTTGATATTCTTTGGGTTGTGCGCTCTTTATCCATCATACGGTCTTCTCTTCTACATGTGCATCATAATAACACACACCACCCAGTATTTAATCCAGACCGATGTGTGGTTTTGTCTTATGTGTTGATTTATGATTCAATGATAAAACAATGAATCAAACTAACATTATTATAACGAAACCATTTCGATTAATCGTGATGATATTTTTCTTTAGTAGGGAAATTTTTATAAATAAGCGGAAACTCTGATAGTACTAGAGTTTCCACTTATTGGTTTGTTGATGGGATTAAGGCTTATTTAGCCTTTCATTAATGCCCTCCCACTTCAATCATCTCAACGCGTTTTTATTTCTTCTTTGGTGCTTTTCGACGGATTGAAACAAGAATCAATCCAAGACCACACACTACTGCAAGGGTTGCAAGGATCATGGTAGGATCGTGTTGCATTCCGGTTGAAGGAAGCACAGGTGCTGGTCGTACTGGCGTTGGCGTTACTGGTGGATTTGGAATTGTTTTCTTACCAGTATCCGGAATAATTGGGGCTCTATATGTATTCGTAATGGTGAGCCCATTCACACGTTTTTGATAATTAGCAGGTACATTGACTTCATCAACACTGTAAACATATGCTTTTCCATTTGCATCGGTTGCATCAAGATCAAACCATGTATACGTCAAAACTCCGTTCACTAAGGTTATCGGTGTGTCAACTGCAAGGCCATCTCGATAGAGTTGCACTTGAATTGATGGATGGGTGGTTGGACCACCATCCCACACTTTATTCACAACAAGGTTAGTCTTAGGAATCACATAGGTGTTGGAAATAACAAACCCTTCAACACGCTTGGCATAATTTTCTAAAACTGTCACTTCATCAACACGGTATTCATAGTTGACACCGTTTTGATCGGTTACATCAAGATTGATGAAGGTGAATTTTTCCACACCATTCACAAGTGTTATTGGAGTTCCAAATGGTACGTCATTGCGATAGAGTTGGAGTTCAATTGTTGGGTGGTCATCGGATCCTCCAACCCATTCTTTCCAAACGTCAATGTTTCGTTTTGGACTCACATAGGTGTTGATAATCTTAAAGTTTTCAACACGTTTCGTATAGTTTTCTGGAACATTTACTTCATCAACAGTGTATGTATATTTGACACCCTTGGTATCCGTTTCATCCATGCCACTCCATGTGTGACTCACTTTACCTGCGCTAAATGTGACAGGATCACCCAAAGCAACCTGATCTCGATACAGTTGAACTTGGATTTCTGGACGATTTGTGTGGCCGCCCACCCACATTTTCTCAACGGTAATGTCGATCTTTGGAATCACGTAGGTGTTGGTAATGACAAAGTCAGCAACACGTTTGGTATAGTGTGCAGGAACATTTACTTCGTCAACGGTATATGTATATTTGACGCCATTGATATCCGTTTCATCCATGCCACCCCATGTGTGACTCACTTTACCTGCACTAAATGTGACAGGATCACCTAAAGCGATTTTATCGCGATACAGCTGAACTTGAATTTCTGGACGATCAGTTTGGCCGCCTTCCCACATTTTCTCAACGGTAATGTCGATCTTTGGAATCACGTAGGTGTTGGTAATTATAAAGTTATCAACACGTTTGGTATAGTGTGCAGGAACATTTACTTCATCAACGGTATACGTATATTTGACGCCATTGATATCCGTTTCATCCATGCCACCCCATGTGTGACTCACTTTACCTGCACTAAATGTGACAGGATCACCTAAAGCAATCTGATCACGATACAGTTGAACTTGGATTTCTGGACGATCGGTATGGCCGCCTTCCCACATTTTCTCAACGGTAATGTCGATCTTTGGAATCACATAGGTGTTGGTAATGGTGAGATCTTTTCTGGATTTAGTATAGTTTTGTGGCACATTTTTCTCATCAATTGTGTAAACATACGGATTGCCTTTCTTATCAGTGAGTGGTATATCCCTGATGATTGTGGTGCCACTTTCTCCACTGATCACGATATGATCCAGGTATACCACGTCATTTTGGTACAAGGTCACCTCAATATCTGGTCGTGGTGATGGTCCCCCTTCCCAAACTTTATTAAGGATTAACTCTGTGAATGGAACTTGATACACATTATCGAAAACGATGTTTGGGGCATCACTGGTCAATGTTCCTGATAAATTTCTAGATTGCGGTGATACTTTATAGCGCTCATTGAATGCTTCAGTAACACTATAGGTTGAGCCAATCCGTAAATCAAACACAGCAATTCTCTCAGCGTTTTTCAAATAGAAAAGTCCATCGGTTATGGTTATCGGTTTTTCAGTACCTCCAGAGTAGAAAGTTGCACCACCATTATATGGGCTTCCATCGATCAACAACTCAAATTCAAAGGATTCATCGATATCCAAGAGCGCTCCATCCTCATTTTTCACCGTTTTAAAGACAGCCAACCCCGTATAAACAGAGATGAATCCAGCATTGACACGTGCCGTTGGCTTTTCCAGTGATAAAGTAAAGGCTTCGGAGCTTAGGTCATTGGTAGCACGTTTAACATGACTTTCCATTGGCCCCGTTCCAAGTCGAGTAACGTCATATTCTGGATGAATCGGAACAGCAACTCGATACGAACCTGCTTTGTTTGTGATGAACTGATAATACCCATTTGCATCTGTATCAACACGATCGATTGGTCGATTTTGACTGTCATAGAGTGTGACGGTATACGGTTTTATCGGTTGATCGTTGGTCTTAGGATCAAAGATACCATCTGCGTCTTCATCAAAGAATACATAGCCATCAATGGTATACTCAGAAAGTGTCAGTATTGCGAAATTAGACTCAAGGAAGTCTTCTGAGTTTGGCGTTAAGAGCCCCACTGAATTTATCGCAACATCCTTACTTCCAAGTATTGGATTATCCGGAACATTAACAGGTATATCAAAGATGGCTTCTTCATTGACATCCAATTTTTGATCGTTTCGTAAGACGATTTTGAGTGCAGTTACTGCCGCAAAGCTTTTAGGTTGTGATACCCAGCTTGCGTTTGAATTGAAATCATGCATATCTTCAGTTGGTATTGTTGTTGTATAAAATACCTCAAACTTGTCCGTCTTGCTTATCGGACCCGCTAATTTCACATTGAATGTTGAATTACGATTTACGCGTGCATCCTGAGAATCCTTTGCAACAGTGCGGTCATTTGGTGTTGGTAGAAGGTCAATCAAGGTGATTTCACTGAATGCTTCATCCGTATAGTTTTTAAGATGAATTCGATACGTTGCAGTGCCACCGACACTTGATGTTCCTTTGAGTGGTGCTGCCACAAAATCACGGTCAGCATCGCCTTTTACTTTTTTACTGATAAACAATACTTTATCCGGAAGGTAATTAAACTTCGCATCCGATTGCGATAGCAATACTTTTCCAGTCCCTAAGCTTGTTATATTATAGATATCAGAAACAATTCGTGAATAATCGGTTTTCACTGGTTTCACAACATCCGAATTTGTCCATGAAAGAATGGATTGATTCGTATTTAGACCTTCTGGTGTATCATTTGTAACCATGGCACTATACGTAATTACCACCGGTATATTCCATGAATTTGGTTTAACATCAGACCCTTTAATATCTTTTAACAACCAACTGATTGATGTCAACCCCGTATCCATAAAGTTACGGTATATGTATGGTTCTCTTAATGTCGATGAATGAATGCTTACATCAAAGTTATTGAGTGGAAAACTCACTGTGGCAGAACCCCCTATATATTCCAACCCCATTGGTAATATATCGACAAGTGCGTTTGTTTTTAGGATTGTTTCCCCAACAATGTCTTTTACATTGACTTCAAGTTTAAAATGGATGGTACTTCCAGGCACAAAATTACAATTGCCTTCGCTCCATTGCTTCCCATCTTCACCAATGATGGTTTTCTTGATAAATGCCTGTGGGTCGCCATCGGTGAGTTTTAGCTTACCGGTAATACCGATATCGATTGGATCATTTAGACCATTGTGTCCGGTAACCCGCGCAGAGTTTTCAAGGGATCGTGTTTTTTCACCCGCATTCAGAATTTTCTTGGTTGGATCGATAAATTTCGTATAAATTTCAAAGCTCAGTGATCGATCACCGCCCTTTAAATACCCATCACCGTCTGATTTTAATGTGACATTTTGCACACCATCAGGAATCTCTTTTTCAAAAGCGGTGGTTGCAGGTTGTTTCTCAACAAGTGCTTCAGTTTTATCCCCATAATCTAAGTAGATACTGTAGGTTCCCACGTAGTTATAGGATCTTGGCACCTTAATTTTTGAGTACTTCAGGTTTGAATCAAGGTTAAAATCCATGAGGGAAATGTTGTATATCTGAGACTCTGGATTATCTTGTAATGCAAGATTCTTAAAGACTACATTCCACAACACTTCTTGTTCTTTGGAACGCTCAATATCAAAAACAGTCGTCAGCGTTGACTTAGTGAGTCGATACTGTTCAAGTATTCCCAGTTTAAACGTAATTGAATCACTGACAACTTTATTTTGTTCAAAGTCTTTTTTCTCATGTGGAACCAGCGTCAATGTGGCACTATTTGTATAGTCTTTATCAAGCGCTCCACCAGGGAAAATTACATGTAAATAAGGGGTAAGCCGTATATCTTTTAGCATACTTGGTTCATTCAAATTATACGTATACGTTACAATACGGGTCTTTTCATCATAAGTCCAGTCTTCATTATGCTCCTGAACAAATTCTGCCCCTTCTGGTAAAATATCCGAGACAAGTATTTGAGAATAGAATCGATTTCCATAATTCTCCGTTCTATTGAGTTTATAGGAAAATGCAACGTTCCTTAATTTTGAAGGATCTTTACTCAGGATTGTTGGATCATTCTCATCCGGAATGCCTGCAGGTGCAACTTTCCCATCCACATCTTGCCAATTACCAGCAAAGACTGCTTTTTTGAAAGTAGGTGCTTCGGTAACGATGACATATTCCTTTTCTGCTTTACCGATTGTTACCTTATTATTTGTTTCATAATCAGCAGCAACATTAAACGTGTATCCGTCTGGTGTATTTCCATCTTCAGTATTAATTGTAATCGCTGTGCTGATTGAACCCGCGGTTCCTAAGTTTCCAATATCATAAATTATCTTATAAGAGGTTTCATCTTCTTCTAAAGTAATCCCCTTGATTGGACCATCTTTATGATATGTGATTGAATCCTTTGGAATATATTGCTTAGGAATTGTTACTGTAAGTTTTGATCCTTCTTCATTGGTAACAAGTGCAGATATATTAGCCGATACATAGAATGTAATCTGTTCATGTGAACGATATTCACTCCTTTCGCCTTCCCCGTTAGAATTGGTAGTAATCTTAACGTATTGGTTTCCTCCTAAGCTTCCATCATCCAACGCATGCGTAGTTGATGAAGAGATTAGCGATGAAAAAGCAAGCAAACTTGCTAAAATAAAGGTCATAATCTTTCGATTCATACACTTTCTCCTTTTATATTATAGGGTGGCTCCGGGTGGGTATTGCCTATCCCTTCACCCTATTAACGATTCAATTTATCGAAAAGACTCAATAATTTATGACTATTTATGGAACACTTATGAATCGGTGTACCCATATAAAAATGCACCCATTCCTTGTGTGGAACACGTGCATTTTTTGAATTGATTATAATATTATAGTCCTTATTTTAAAGAATGTTATCAGCCATTCTCATGGATGACAATCATGCGTGTGTGTGTTTAATCTTTGTGATTATTCAGACACCTAAAGAAGTAATACATCCGCCCAATATCTTCCTCATTCGCAAAGCTGTTAATTGCAATGCTTGGTTTTGCGATGTCTTTAATTAGATTACGCGCTGAGACAACAGCACAACAATTATGTTCATTCATAAAGTCTTCAAGTGATTGCCCATTTTGTTGCGATTGTTTGTCATTTCCATGATAAAGGAAATAGTAGTTATTTGGGAAGATTGATGAAATGAAATTCACCATTGCATTGCCATAATTGACGCTGAAGTCACAATAAATTGCGATATTTCGGCCACTTGGCATTTTCTTCTTATTCTCATTGGTTTCTAAATAGTAGACAAGGCATCCAATGAGTTGTTCATTGCCATCCGTCAGTGTTTTAAAAAGTGATCTAAGGTTTGTATTTCTCATATCGTACTTGTTATAGACACTTTCAAGATGGTTTATCATAAATTTATCGATTGTGAATTTACGATTCTTATAGAATGAGAAGAGCTTGTCATTGCTAATCATGATATGCGCAATAATTGAGTATAATGATTTATAGGAATCTTCACTGATACCATAACCCAAGACATTGAGTTCATCAATAATGGTCTTGAGGGTTTCTTCTTTTTCATTCACAAGTGCTTGCAGTTCGTTGCAGTATCTGTAAATCGTTTGTGATATATCATGTTCGACATCCATGACATTGTGCGTATCACTTGATTTCATTCTAAA
This DNA window, taken from Erysipelothrix larvae, encodes the following:
- a CDS encoding helix-turn-helix domain-containing protein, yielding MATTDKSLLDRLSNVMDLLNKKSGEVSILETSEVNECSETTVYSDVKYLVNYYDNYLDIGTTGGIIKTRNNVCENYQYILNCLMASQTEILILRDIIERPGQSIKEHSATTFRNRQTVKAIIQILVDKLAQDDVRLNSRNRLLLEGDEYKIRVFIASFYYYFQSAFSFRDRVPSFKLNYMDQLSANSDLLDFLYYLEKASILRNMQGFRMKSSDTHNVMDVEHDISQTIYRYCNELQALVNEKEETLKTIIDELNVLGYGISEDSYKSLYSIIAHIMISNDKLFSFYKNRKFTIDKFMINHLESVYNKYDMRNTNLRSLFKTLTDGNEQLIGCLVYYLETNENKKKMPSGRNIAIYCDFSVNYGNAMVNFISSIFPNNYYFLYHGNDKQSQQNGQSLEDFMNEHNCCAVVSARNLIKDIAKPSIAINSFANEEDIGRMYYFFRCLNNHKD